The genome window GGGGAGGCTGATGCGGTCCACATTTGTTTGCCGATTGCACCCGGAAAAGAAAAAGGAAGAGGACAATGGCACAGGAAAGAAGGCCGCAGCGGGAAGACCGCCAGAGCCGTGAAGAGCGCGATAGCGAGTTCGTCGACAAGCTGGTCGCGATCAACCGCGTCGCCAAGGTCGTCAAGGGCGGCCGTCGTTTCGGTTTCGCAGCACTCGTCGTCGTCGGCGACCAGAAGGGCCGCGTCGGCTTCGGCCATGGCAAGGCACGCGAAGTGCCGGAAGCCATCCGCAAGGCAACCGAAGCCGCCAAGCGCGAACTGATCTTCGTACCGCTGCGTGACGGCCGTACGCTGCATCACGACGTTCATGGCCGCCACGGCGCCGGCAAGGTTCTGCTGCGCTCGGCCAAGGTCGGTACCGGCATCATCGCCGGCGGTCCGATGCGCG of Rhizobium sp. BT04 contains these proteins:
- the rpsE gene encoding 30S ribosomal protein S5, which translates into the protein MAQERRPQREDRQSREERDSEFVDKLVAINRVAKVVKGGRRFGFAALVVVGDQKGRVGFGHGKAREVPEAIRKATEAAKRELIFVPLRDGRTLHHDVHGRHGAGKVLLRSAKVGTGIIAGGPMRAVFETLGMHDVVAKSTGSSNPYNMVRATFDALKHQVHPKDIAAQRGIKYATLQARRSASGNASEE